The Nitriliruptor alkaliphilus DSM 45188 genome includes a region encoding these proteins:
- the pepN gene encoding aminopeptidase N, with amino-acid sequence MAAAENLTRDEAAARAALLEVDGYEVHLDLTGGPEAFTSSSRVRFTARTEGDTFLDLTALRVHHLELDGAPLPLDLVDATRVRLPGLPAGEHVLQVVADHGYTHEGRGLHRFVDPADDRIYLHSQFEPFDAHLVYGCFDQPDLKATFSLSVDAPEEWVVVSNGTVTERPAEGTAGTWRFTTTERVSTYITAVVAGSYASIHDVHVGPGAGDRELPLGVYVRRSLAEHLDTDEILTVTKQGLDWYAEVFQMPYPFAGSYDQLFVPEFSAGAMENPGCVTFSETYVFRSKVTDAIRERRAETILHEMAHMWFGDLVTMRWWDDLWLNESFATFMSVLCQVEATRWTGAWTTFLDAEKAWAKLQDQLPSTHPVADEMPDVESVHQNFDGITYAKGASVLRQLVAWVGQDEFLAGCRDYFERHAWGNTTLADFLGALERASGRDLGPWRDQWLLTTGVNQLAAELDVAADGTYRSVTVRQTSPRPNWSGVAGTAEHVERLRPHRVAIGLYRRTDAGLVRDERVELDVVGSTIEVKELTGAPAAEVVLVNDDDLTYAKVAIDAASTEVLTRELSSLVDPLARAQVWSATWDMVRDGELAATTFVELVRGNVASETEIGVLQRLLLRAVAAAERYADPGSRSTLLVSLARAARERVKATPPGSDHQLAWVRHWAATAKAVAGELGDVRRLYEGDLTIDGLTVDTDLRWHLLTALAQAGEATGAEIDAELARDSTDLGQRQALTAHAARPTSAAKREAWERLTQDTSLSHTRSRQIWSGFVRLDQEEVLAPYADRYLEVLDTVWAERSLDWAIEFSTHTFPHYAASDGLLARVDEQLAGDLPRPLRRVLLEQRDTLVRTLVARERDRASRPRDGGDVTARR; translated from the coding sequence TTGGCCGCAGCCGAGAACCTGACCCGTGACGAGGCGGCAGCGCGCGCCGCGCTGCTCGAGGTCGACGGGTACGAGGTCCACCTCGACCTGACCGGTGGTCCGGAGGCGTTCACCAGTTCGAGCCGGGTGCGGTTCACCGCGCGGACGGAGGGCGACACCTTCCTGGACCTCACCGCGCTGCGCGTCCACCACCTCGAGCTCGACGGGGCACCGCTGCCGCTGGACCTGGTCGACGCCACCCGGGTGCGGCTGCCGGGGCTGCCGGCGGGCGAGCACGTCCTGCAGGTCGTCGCGGACCACGGCTACACCCACGAGGGCCGAGGGCTGCACCGCTTCGTCGACCCGGCCGACGACCGGATCTACCTCCACAGCCAGTTCGAGCCGTTCGACGCCCACCTCGTCTACGGTTGCTTCGACCAGCCGGACCTCAAGGCGACCTTCTCGCTCAGCGTGGACGCCCCCGAGGAGTGGGTGGTCGTCTCCAACGGCACGGTGACCGAGCGCCCCGCGGAGGGGACGGCGGGCACCTGGCGCTTCACCACGACCGAGCGCGTGAGCACCTACATCACGGCGGTCGTCGCGGGCTCCTACGCGAGCATCCACGACGTCCACGTCGGCCCCGGTGCCGGCGACCGCGAGCTGCCGCTCGGCGTCTACGTGCGACGTTCCCTCGCCGAGCACCTCGACACCGACGAGATCCTGACCGTCACCAAGCAGGGCCTCGACTGGTACGCCGAGGTGTTCCAGATGCCCTACCCGTTCGCCGGCTCCTACGACCAGCTGTTCGTCCCCGAGTTCTCCGCCGGTGCGATGGAGAACCCCGGCTGCGTCACCTTCTCGGAGACCTACGTCTTCCGCAGCAAGGTCACCGACGCCATCCGCGAGCGCCGCGCCGAGACCATCCTGCACGAGATGGCCCACATGTGGTTCGGCGACCTGGTCACCATGCGCTGGTGGGACGACCTCTGGCTCAACGAGTCCTTCGCCACGTTCATGTCGGTGCTGTGCCAGGTCGAGGCGACGCGGTGGACGGGGGCCTGGACCACCTTCCTCGACGCCGAGAAGGCCTGGGCCAAGCTGCAGGACCAGCTGCCGTCGACGCACCCGGTGGCCGACGAGATGCCCGACGTCGAGTCCGTGCACCAGAACTTCGACGGCATCACCTACGCCAAGGGCGCGTCGGTGCTCCGCCAGCTGGTGGCGTGGGTCGGCCAGGACGAGTTCCTCGCCGGCTGCCGCGACTACTTCGAACGCCACGCGTGGGGCAACACCACGCTGGCCGACTTCCTCGGGGCCCTCGAGCGCGCCTCCGGTCGCGACCTCGGTCCGTGGCGTGATCAGTGGCTGCTGACCACCGGCGTCAACCAGCTCGCCGCCGAGCTCGACGTCGCCGCGGACGGCACCTACCGCTCGGTGACCGTGCGACAGACCTCCCCGCGGCCGAACTGGTCCGGCGTCGCCGGGACCGCCGAGCACGTCGAGCGCCTGCGTCCGCACCGCGTCGCCATCGGGCTCTACCGCCGCACCGACGCCGGGCTCGTACGCGACGAGCGGGTCGAGCTGGACGTGGTCGGCAGCACGATCGAGGTCAAGGAGCTGACCGGCGCACCCGCTGCCGAGGTGGTGCTGGTCAACGACGACGACCTGACCTACGCCAAGGTCGCGATCGATGCGGCCTCGACCGAGGTCCTGACCCGCGAGCTGTCGTCGCTGGTCGATCCGCTCGCGCGCGCTCAGGTGTGGTCCGCGACGTGGGACATGGTCCGCGACGGCGAGCTCGCCGCGACGACCTTCGTCGAACTCGTCCGCGGCAACGTCGCCTCGGAGACCGAGATCGGGGTGCTCCAACGGCTGCTGCTGCGCGCCGTGGCAGCAGCCGAGCGTTACGCCGACCCCGGGTCACGTTCCACGCTGCTGGTCAGCCTCGCCCGCGCCGCCCGCGAGCGGGTGAAGGCCACGCCTCCCGGCAGCGACCACCAGCTGGCGTGGGTCCGTCACTGGGCGGCCACCGCCAAGGCGGTCGCCGGCGAGCTCGGCGACGTCCGACGCCTGTACGAGGGTGATCTGACCATCGACGGGCTGACGGTCGACACCGACCTGCGTTGGCACCTGCTGACGGCGCTGGCACAGGCGGGCGAGGCGACCGGCGCCGAGATCGACGCCGAGCTCGCGCGTGACTCGACCGACCTCGGGCAGCGGCAGGCCCTCACGGCCCACGCAGCCCGTCCCACGTCGGCCGCCAAGCGTGAGGCATGGGAGCGCCTCACCCAGGACACGTCGCTGTCGCACACCCGGTCCCGGCAGATCTGGTCCGGCTTCGTCCGGCTGGACCAGGAGGAGGTGCTGGCACCGTACGCCGACCGGTACCTCGAGGTGCTCGACACCGTGTGGGCCGAACGCTCGCTCGACTGGGCGATCGAGTTCTCCACGCACACCTTCCCGCACTACGCCGCGTCCGACGGGCTGCTCGCCCGGGTCGACGAGCAGCTCGCCGGCGATCTGCCCCGCCCCCTGCGTCGCGTCCTGCTCGAACAGCGCGACACCTTGGTACGCACCCTCGTGGCGCGGGAACGCGACCGCGCCAGCCGCCCCCGTGACGGTGGTGACGTGACGGCACGGAGGTAG
- a CDS encoding carbonic anhydrase codes for MTTISDGADTDPVAGLTDLLEAAAPAGVAGRPDSARPARRLAVVTCMDARIDALGDLRLDHGDAHVIRVAGARIVEDVVRSLHLSTAMLGVRGCLVLGHTSCGLHDADGTLAGRLRALDPMRRDWASFSDPAEAVAEDVGRLLAWPHRPDPWAVAGGVIDVADGSVQVVVPPTSA; via the coding sequence GTGACCACGATCAGCGACGGTGCCGACACCGACCCCGTGGCAGGTCTGACGGACCTGCTCGAGGCGGCAGCCCCGGCCGGCGTCGCGGGCCGACCCGACTCCGCACGGCCGGCCCGCCGGCTGGCGGTCGTGACCTGCATGGACGCGCGCATCGACGCCCTCGGCGACCTCCGGCTCGACCACGGCGACGCGCACGTGATCCGGGTCGCCGGCGCCCGCATCGTCGAGGACGTCGTGCGCTCCCTCCACCTGTCGACGGCCATGCTGGGTGTGCGCGGGTGCCTGGTTCTCGGCCACACCAGCTGCGGGCTGCACGACGCCGACGGGACGCTGGCCGGTCGGCTCCGCGCCCTCGACCCGATGCGGCGCGACTGGGCCTCGTTCAGCGACCCGGCCGAGGCGGTGGCCGAGGACGTCGGACGGCTGCTCGCCTGGCCCCACCGCCCCGACCCCTGGGCCGTCGCCGGTGGGGTGATCGATGTCGCCGACGGCTCGGTGCAGGTCGTGGTGCCACCGACCTCGGCGTGA
- a CDS encoding DUF3097 family protein — MSDGYGRDVLADPGRHRRTIPEVTVAPGMLIEVAADGFVGAATACTAESVTLRDRRGRERRFGLHPGAFLVDDRPVTLVPPRRDTGPAPPPVTNSGSIAVPRTPARVARASRILVEGVHDAALIEQVWGADLRIEGVVVEVLHGIDDLTAVVREFGPGPERRIGILVDHLLPGTKEARAAAAVEGPDVLVTGHPFVDVWAAVRPEVVGIDAWPDVPMGEDWKTGTARRLGYGDPRELWRHIAASVTTWRDLDRELIRAVERLIDHVTSAPEA, encoded by the coding sequence GTGAGCGACGGCTACGGACGCGACGTCCTGGCGGACCCCGGTCGCCACCGGCGGACCATCCCCGAGGTCACCGTCGCTCCCGGGATGCTCATCGAGGTCGCCGCCGACGGCTTCGTCGGTGCCGCCACCGCCTGCACGGCCGAGAGCGTGACCCTGCGCGATCGCCGGGGGCGCGAACGCCGCTTCGGGTTGCACCCGGGCGCGTTCCTGGTCGACGACCGGCCGGTCACGCTGGTCCCGCCGCGACGCGACACGGGTCCGGCTCCGCCGCCGGTGACGAACTCGGGGTCGATCGCCGTCCCGCGGACGCCGGCCCGGGTGGCACGGGCCAGCCGCATCCTGGTCGAGGGCGTGCACGACGCCGCCCTGATCGAGCAGGTCTGGGGTGCCGACCTCCGGATCGAAGGGGTCGTCGTCGAGGTCCTCCACGGGATCGACGATCTCACCGCTGTGGTCCGCGAGTTCGGCCCCGGACCCGAGCGACGTATCGGCATCCTCGTCGACCACCTCCTGCCCGGGACCAAGGAGGCCCGCGCCGCGGCTGCGGTCGAAGGTCCCGACGTGCTGGTCACCGGTCACCCGTTCGTCGACGTCTGGGCCGCGGTACGCCCCGAGGTCGTGGGTATCGACGCCTGGCCGGACGTCCCGATGGGTGAGGACTGGAAGACCGGGACGGCCCGACGGCTCGGCTACGGCGATCCCCGCGAGCTGTGGCGCCACATCGCGGCATCGGTGACCACCTGGCGGGACCTCGACCGCGAGCTGATCCGCGCGGTGGAGCGCCTCATCGACCACGTCACGAGCGCGCCGGAGGCGTGA
- a CDS encoding CPBP family intramembrane glutamic endopeptidase, which yields MRLVLALSGGLVAWSFLANYGAGDTLYVTRNLVATAGLVLLARRVGLDRAALGLSRRHLGRGARWGGSSAAVIAVAVASGIALADVLDPVGRLLADDRAALGAGGLAFALLVRIPLGTAVCEEVAFRGVLTAACRRVLPGPVAVGWSSLVFGLWHIAPTAIALRINDVDPTSPEGVATVAGAVAVTTVAGVLFDLLRSRSRSLLAPVLAHWAVNAFSLAAAAATR from the coding sequence ATGCGCCTCGTGCTCGCACTGTCCGGTGGCCTGGTCGCCTGGAGCTTCCTGGCCAACTACGGCGCCGGGGACACCCTCTACGTCACCCGCAACCTGGTGGCCACCGCCGGCCTCGTGCTCCTCGCGCGCCGCGTCGGGCTCGACCGGGCGGCGCTCGGCCTGTCTCGACGTCACCTCGGTCGCGGGGCGCGGTGGGGCGGCAGCAGCGCCGCGGTCATCGCCGTGGCCGTCGCGAGCGGCATCGCGCTGGCCGACGTCCTCGACCCCGTCGGCCGCCTCCTGGCCGACGACCGGGCAGCGCTCGGCGCCGGGGGGTTGGCGTTCGCGCTGCTGGTGCGCATCCCGCTCGGGACCGCCGTGTGCGAGGAGGTCGCCTTCCGCGGGGTGCTCACCGCCGCGTGCCGGCGGGTCCTGCCCGGTCCGGTGGCGGTCGGCTGGTCGAGCCTGGTGTTCGGCCTGTGGCACATCGCGCCCACCGCCATCGCGCTGCGCATCAACGACGTCGACCCGACCTCCCCCGAGGGCGTGGCAACCGTCGCCGGGGCGGTGGCCGTCACGACCGTCGCAGGCGTCCTGTTCGACCTCCTGCGGTCGCGGTCCCGGAGCCTGCTGGCCCCGGTGCTCGCGCACTGGGCCGTCAACGCCTTCAGCCTCGCGGCGGCTGCCGCCACCCGGTGA
- a CDS encoding AAA family ATPase yields the protein MEQQQSVAASLGGALIGAGGADVGQARERARLRRVRSLAITLLIPFGFLWYRMLDGRPFNVFALPGMPDDPILYLVPLVLVLAIGSMAAIPFVAGRSPHVLYRPEQIDVKLSDVKGIEPIVEEVVRTLNTFLGYARFKDQLGGTPRRGLLFEGPPGTGKTYLAKALAREAGVPFLFVSATSFQSMWYGATARKIRAYFKALRKAARKEGGAIGFIEEIDAIALARGGMDGMSPAGTVGVSPCHPELGGMVAGNAVPTHRHERHLVQGTVGVGMRVDGMVSEGTGGIVNELLIQMQSFDTPPLRERMRNAVTDWLNGYLPAERQLQRAPAAYHNLLLIAATNRADRLDPALLRPGRFDRQLTFEVPAKAARRELIDHLLERKAHDPDLDREEQREVIAGQTFGYTPVMIEHLLDESLLHALRDGRDALSFGDVQSARLTEEVGLKNPVEYTPDERRVVATHEAGHATVAFLTQRRRLEVLSIVKRSGSLGLLAHGDLEEVYTRSSSELHALIDIAMGGMVAEEQYFGESSTGPSGDLMSATQVACQLVGAAGLGGSLVSLAAYQQGPLGGSDLVGRTLGDPHTRPEVDRILAVSKARARAMIAANSHILEALRDALLDRDELIGEEIIAVCESAGPAVREGLAIERRGEDRRRRDWLAESDPTTPWAGIDGGAEVQGDGQRRKGGRRATDRPGPPS from the coding sequence GTGGAACAGCAGCAGTCGGTCGCAGCATCGCTCGGGGGCGCGCTCATCGGGGCGGGCGGCGCGGACGTCGGGCAGGCCCGCGAACGCGCGCGTCTGCGTCGAGTCCGCTCCCTCGCGATCACGCTGCTGATCCCGTTCGGCTTCCTGTGGTACCGCATGCTCGACGGGCGGCCCTTCAACGTCTTCGCCCTCCCCGGCATGCCGGACGACCCGATCCTGTACCTCGTGCCGCTCGTGCTGGTGCTCGCCATCGGTTCGATGGCCGCGATCCCGTTCGTCGCAGGTCGATCGCCCCACGTGCTGTACCGCCCCGAGCAGATCGACGTGAAGCTGTCGGACGTCAAGGGCATCGAACCCATCGTCGAGGAGGTGGTCCGCACCCTCAACACCTTCCTCGGCTACGCCCGGTTCAAGGACCAGCTCGGCGGCACGCCCCGCCGGGGCCTGTTGTTCGAGGGGCCGCCGGGGACGGGCAAGACCTACCTCGCCAAGGCCCTGGCCCGTGAGGCCGGCGTGCCGTTCCTGTTCGTGTCGGCTACCAGCTTCCAGTCGATGTGGTACGGCGCCACGGCGCGCAAGATCCGGGCCTACTTCAAGGCGCTGCGCAAGGCCGCCCGCAAGGAGGGCGGCGCCATCGGTTTCATCGAGGAGATCGACGCCATCGCCCTCGCGCGCGGCGGCATGGACGGCATGTCGCCCGCGGGGACGGTCGGGGTCAGCCCGTGCCACCCCGAGCTCGGTGGGATGGTCGCCGGGAACGCCGTGCCCACCCACCGCCACGAGCGGCACCTGGTGCAGGGGACCGTGGGCGTCGGCATGCGCGTGGACGGGATGGTCTCGGAGGGCACCGGCGGCATCGTCAACGAGCTGCTGATCCAGATGCAGTCCTTCGACACCCCGCCGCTGCGTGAGCGGATGCGCAACGCCGTCACGGACTGGCTCAACGGCTACCTGCCGGCCGAGCGCCAGTTGCAGCGCGCCCCGGCTGCGTACCACAACCTGCTGCTCATCGCGGCCACCAACCGCGCCGACCGGCTCGACCCGGCGCTGCTGCGCCCCGGTCGCTTCGATCGCCAGCTCACCTTCGAGGTGCCTGCCAAGGCAGCACGCCGTGAGCTGATCGACCACCTGCTCGAGCGCAAGGCTCACGATCCCGATCTCGACCGGGAGGAGCAGCGCGAGGTCATCGCGGGGCAGACGTTCGGCTACACCCCGGTGATGATCGAGCACCTGCTCGACGAGTCCCTGCTGCACGCCCTCCGCGACGGCCGTGACGCGCTGAGCTTCGGGGACGTGCAGTCGGCGCGACTCACCGAGGAGGTCGGGCTCAAGAACCCGGTCGAGTACACGCCCGACGAGCGCCGCGTCGTGGCGACCCACGAGGCCGGGCACGCCACGGTGGCGTTCCTGACCCAGCGGCGTCGCCTCGAGGTGCTGTCGATCGTGAAGCGGTCGGGGTCGCTCGGGTTGCTCGCCCACGGTGACCTCGAGGAGGTCTACACCCGGTCGAGCTCCGAACTGCACGCCCTGATCGACATCGCGATGGGCGGGATGGTCGCCGAGGAGCAGTACTTCGGCGAGTCGTCGACGGGACCGTCCGGTGACCTGATGTCGGCGACCCAGGTGGCGTGCCAGCTGGTCGGGGCCGCCGGCCTCGGCGGGTCGCTGGTCTCGCTGGCGGCCTACCAGCAAGGGCCGCTCGGTGGCAGTGACCTGGTCGGACGCACCCTCGGGGACCCGCACACCCGCCCGGAGGTCGACCGGATCCTGGCGGTCAGCAAGGCACGGGCGCGCGCGATGATCGCGGCCAACTCCCACATCCTCGAGGCGCTCCGGGACGCGCTGCTCGACCGCGATGAGCTGATCGGCGAGGAGATCATCGCGGTCTGCGAGTCCGCTGGCCCGGCCGTCCGCGAGGGGCTCGCCATCGAGCGGCGTGGCGAGGACCGACGCCGGCGGGACTGGCTCGCCGAGAGCGACCCGACGACCCCGTGGGCCGGCATCGACGGCGGCGCCGAGGTCCAAGGTGACGGGCAGCGGCGTAAGGGAGGTCGTCGCGCGACCGACCGTCCTGGTCCCCCGTCCTGA
- a CDS encoding MetS family NSS transporter small subunit: protein MSTSAIVVLFLATLVLFGGLATSIAIAIRATRRDRRGSP, encoded by the coding sequence GTGAGCACCTCCGCGATCGTCGTCCTGTTCCTCGCCACGCTCGTGCTGTTCGGCGGGCTGGCGACCAGCATCGCCATCGCCATCAGGGCGACCCGTCGCGACCGACGCGGGTCGCCCTGA
- a CDS encoding sodium-dependent transporter: MSEAAPREQWGTRSGFLLAAIGSAIGLGNIWRFPYVAYDNGGGAFLLPYLIALLTAGIPLLILEYALGHRYRGSAPLTFRRLHRRAEFLGWWQVGVCLLIASYYAVVVAWAGAYTVYAVDGAWGDDPDAFFTGDFLAVAEAGTLGGLRWPVLLPLVLVWAVALGVLVGGVKRGIERANRVMIPVLVLSFGALVVRAVTLEGATLGLDALFTPDWGAMLDSSVWVAAFGQIFFSLSVGFAIMITFASYLPRDADLTGNAFIAGFANSSFELLAGIGVFAALGFLATAAGTAVDEVATEGVGLAFVVFPAVISQMPGFNGFFGVLFFGSLVVAGLSSLISIIEASVSAVVDKFALGRRRTVALVGGGTALVSLLYATAGGVNLLDVVDNFVNLFGVAVVGLVEVVVVVWLLRQVEPLRRHADGLSEVPLRRWWVLALTVVTPLLLGLVTLDNLRAELSAPYSTADGTYPVGFVIGLGWGAAALALAIGLALTLPAWRRPGVDLLAPPRRTEETLT, encoded by the coding sequence GTGAGCGAAGCTGCACCCCGGGAACAGTGGGGGACCCGGTCCGGGTTCCTCCTCGCCGCCATCGGGTCGGCCATCGGCCTGGGCAACATCTGGCGCTTCCCCTACGTCGCCTACGACAACGGCGGGGGCGCGTTCCTCCTGCCGTACCTGATCGCGCTGCTGACGGCGGGTATCCCGCTGCTGATCCTGGAGTACGCGCTCGGCCACCGTTACCGCGGGTCGGCGCCGCTGACCTTCCGGCGTCTGCACCGCCGGGCCGAGTTCCTCGGCTGGTGGCAGGTCGGCGTGTGCCTGCTGATCGCCTCCTACTACGCGGTGGTGGTCGCCTGGGCCGGTGCCTACACCGTGTACGCGGTCGACGGCGCCTGGGGGGACGACCCGGACGCGTTCTTCACCGGCGACTTCCTCGCGGTGGCGGAGGCGGGGACCCTCGGCGGGCTGCGCTGGCCGGTGCTGCTCCCGCTGGTGCTGGTGTGGGCGGTGGCGCTCGGGGTGCTGGTCGGTGGCGTCAAGCGGGGCATCGAGCGGGCCAACCGGGTGATGATCCCCGTCCTGGTGCTCTCCTTCGGAGCCCTGGTGGTGCGGGCGGTGACGCTGGAGGGAGCGACCCTCGGCCTGGACGCGCTGTTCACCCCCGACTGGGGCGCGATGCTCGACAGCAGCGTGTGGGTGGCCGCCTTCGGTCAGATCTTCTTCTCGTTGTCGGTGGGCTTCGCGATCATGATCACGTTCGCGAGCTACCTGCCTCGCGACGCCGACCTGACCGGGAACGCCTTCATCGCCGGGTTCGCGAACTCGTCGTTCGAGCTGCTCGCCGGCATCGGCGTGTTCGCAGCCCTCGGGTTCCTGGCCACGGCAGCTGGGACGGCCGTGGACGAGGTCGCCACCGAGGGCGTGGGGCTCGCCTTCGTGGTCTTCCCAGCGGTCATCAGCCAGATGCCGGGGTTCAACGGGTTCTTCGGGGTCCTGTTCTTCGGGTCCCTGGTCGTCGCGGGCCTGTCCTCGCTGATCTCCATCATCGAGGCGAGCGTGTCGGCCGTCGTCGACAAGTTCGCCCTCGGCCGGCGGCGCACGGTCGCGCTGGTCGGCGGTGGGACGGCCCTCGTCTCGTTGCTGTACGCCACGGCCGGTGGGGTCAACCTCCTCGACGTCGTCGACAACTTCGTCAACCTCTTCGGCGTGGCGGTCGTGGGGCTGGTGGAGGTCGTGGTGGTGGTGTGGCTGCTGCGCCAGGTGGAGCCGCTCCGGCGCCACGCCGATGGCCTGTCCGAGGTGCCGCTCCGGCGCTGGTGGGTGCTGGCGCTCACGGTGGTGACCCCGCTGCTGCTCGGCCTGGTCACCTTGGACAACCTGCGGGCCGAGCTCTCGGCGCCCTACTCGACGGCCGACGGGACCTACCCCGTGGGGTTCGTGATCGGCCTCGGGTGGGGCGCGGCCGCCCTCGCCCTCGCCATCGGGCTCGCGCTGACCCTGCCTGCGTGGCGGCGACCAGGTGTCGACCTGCTCGCGCCTCCCCGTCGCACCGAGGAGACGCTGACGTGA